A genomic stretch from Pirellulales bacterium includes:
- a CDS encoding YgiQ family radical SAM protein gives MSSLPIVDAPGASYSCPPLEAGPVRSSPTPPLPMSREEMCARGWDEVDVVFVTGDAYVDHPSFAMALLGRLLESEGFRVGIVSQPDWHNCEAWRTFGRPRLFFAVSAGNMDSMINHYTANRKVRNDDAYSPGGRIGRRPDRATLAYCQRAREAYSGVPVIAGGVEASLRRLAHYDYWSDKVRRSIILDAKADLLVYGMGERPIVEVARRLAAGETVRDLRDMRGVVYRLGASETPPTENTLTLPSYEQVSTDKPAFAEMTKIAHLETNPYNARRLVQYHGREAVVANPPAFPLGQDEMDRVYGLPYTRRPHPAYREEKIPAYQVVKDSVQIMRGCFGGCTFCSITAHEGRIIQSRSQTSVLSEIKQMAAEPEFTGVVSDIGGPTANMYQMRCTRPEVEARCRRLSCVHPTICKLLGTDHGPLVELMREAREEPGVRKVLVASGIRMDLARRDPQYMRELAEHHVGGLLKVAPEHTDPNVLSTMKKPTIDDFTAFDREFKKASSKAGKKQYLVPYFIASHPASDVDSMIELALFLKRNHYKPDQVQDFIPSPFDIAACMYHTGIDPMTKKPVYVAKQLRDRRSQRALLQFFKPENYFEVRRALEEAGRQDLIGSGCDCLIPDRAPKAALDKRRVKANREVREQREGDHIRGEPGYRPHRKSSQRRSR, from the coding sequence TTGAGCTCGCTACCCATCGTCGACGCACCGGGGGCGAGCTATTCCTGTCCACCGCTCGAGGCGGGGCCGGTTCGTTCTTCGCCGACGCCGCCGCTCCCTATGTCGCGCGAGGAGATGTGCGCGCGTGGGTGGGACGAAGTCGACGTCGTGTTCGTCACCGGCGACGCGTACGTCGATCATCCCAGCTTTGCCATGGCGCTGTTGGGTCGATTGCTGGAGAGCGAGGGTTTTCGCGTCGGCATCGTCAGTCAGCCTGACTGGCATAATTGCGAAGCCTGGCGGACGTTCGGCCGGCCGCGGCTCTTCTTTGCCGTGAGCGCCGGCAACATGGACTCGATGATCAATCACTACACCGCCAATCGGAAGGTGCGCAACGATGATGCGTACAGTCCCGGCGGCCGGATTGGACGGCGGCCGGATCGGGCTACGCTGGCCTATTGCCAGCGCGCGCGGGAGGCGTATTCCGGTGTTCCGGTGATTGCCGGCGGCGTCGAGGCCAGCTTGCGCCGGCTTGCGCACTACGACTATTGGAGCGATAAAGTCCGCCGGTCGATCATCCTCGACGCCAAGGCCGATCTGTTGGTGTACGGGATGGGCGAACGGCCGATTGTCGAGGTTGCCCGACGGCTGGCCGCCGGCGAAACGGTCCGCGATCTGCGCGACATGCGCGGCGTGGTGTATCGGCTGGGCGCAAGTGAAACGCCGCCAACCGAGAATACGCTTACGCTGCCGAGCTACGAGCAGGTCTCGACCGACAAACCGGCTTTTGCCGAAATGACCAAGATCGCGCACCTGGAGACGAATCCGTACAACGCCCGCCGGCTGGTGCAATATCACGGACGCGAGGCGGTGGTGGCCAACCCGCCCGCCTTTCCGCTCGGGCAGGACGAAATGGATCGCGTGTACGGATTGCCTTACACGCGTCGCCCGCACCCGGCTTACCGCGAGGAAAAGATTCCGGCGTACCAGGTCGTCAAGGATTCGGTGCAGATCATGCGCGGCTGTTTCGGCGGCTGTACGTTCTGCTCGATCACCGCCCACGAAGGGCGCATCATCCAGAGCCGCAGCCAGACGTCGGTGCTTTCCGAAATCAAGCAGATGGCGGCGGAGCCTGAGTTCACCGGCGTGGTGAGCGACATCGGCGGACCGACGGCCAACATGTACCAGATGCGCTGCACGCGCCCCGAGGTCGAGGCCCGCTGCCGGCGCTTGAGCTGCGTTCACCCGACGATTTGCAAGTTGCTGGGGACCGATCACGGGCCGCTGGTGGAACTGATGCGCGAAGCGCGCGAAGAGCCCGGCGTGCGCAAGGTGCTGGTCGCCTCGGGCATTCGCATGGACCTGGCGCGGCGCGATCCGCAGTACATGCGCGAACTGGCCGAGCATCACGTCGGCGGGCTCTTGAAGGTCGCGCCCGAGCACACCGATCCGAATGTGCTCTCGACGATGAAAAAGCCCACGATCGATGATTTCACGGCCTTCGATCGCGAATTCAAAAAGGCCAGCAGCAAGGCGGGCAAGAAGCAGTACCTGGTGCCGTATTTCATCGCCAGCCATCCGGCCAGCGATGTCGATTCGATGATCGAGCTGGCGCTATTCCTCAAGCGGAATCATTACAAGCCTGACCAGGTGCAGGATTTCATTCCCAGCCCCTTCGACATCGCGGCCTGCATGTATCACACCGGCATCGATCCGATGACCAAGAAGCCGGTGTATGTCGCGAAGCAGTTGCGCGATCGCCGTTCGCAACGGGCGCTGTTGCAGTTCTTCAAGCCGGAGAATTATTTCGAGGTGCGGCGGGCGCTGGAGGAAGCGGGGCGGCAGGACTTGATCGGCAGCGGCTGCGATTGCCTGATTCCTGATCGGGCGCCAAAGGCCGCGCTCGACAAGCGGCGTGTGAAAGCGAATCGCGAGGTGCGCGAACAGCGCGAAGGGGATCACATCCGCGGCGAGCCGGGTTACCGCCCGCATCGGAAGTCGTCGCAGCGGCGGTCGCGCTAG
- a CDS encoding leucine-rich repeat domain-containing protein → MQANSVTARSFRSYTLRSLFAFITILAVGLAWVAREQAQSRYEREIAEKLRARDVDPWLTGLYDTGSAGPMPWWRDALSRVYGERIRSVDFRWKRTPPDLSLLEHCTSIEEINFRVVAVSDLSPLAGYRKLYWLSVNSPQLQDVTPLVRVVSLKELLLDGTGVSDLRPLAGLVRLEWLVLDKTQVADLAPLANLRQMRALSIEDTQVSDLAPLANMTQLYQVLASRTKVSDLSPLAGHEGLSWLQFEGTSVHDLAPLARCENLIGLDSGDTRVTDISVLEKLTKLQWLSLRGLPLADVSSLSGLVQLEQLNLSQTQISDLAPLASLNALWNLELARTSVTDLTPLVGLARLRELDLSSTPVADISPLAGLQSLEKLDLTGTAVADVSPLATLRKLETLRIDGSLASSAQIAQLKQALPNCQISQ, encoded by the coding sequence GTGCAAGCGAATTCTGTGACAGCGCGCTCGTTCCGCTCTTACACCCTGCGATCGCTCTTTGCCTTCATCACAATTCTGGCCGTCGGTCTGGCTTGGGTGGCACGTGAGCAGGCCCAGTCGCGCTACGAGCGGGAAATTGCCGAAAAGCTGCGGGCCCGCGACGTCGATCCGTGGCTTACGGGCCTGTACGACACAGGCTCGGCGGGGCCGATGCCGTGGTGGCGCGATGCTCTGTCCCGCGTTTATGGCGAGCGAATTCGCAGCGTCGACTTCCGCTGGAAGCGAACGCCGCCCGATTTGTCGCTGCTTGAACATTGCACGAGCATCGAGGAAATCAATTTCCGCGTGGTCGCAGTGAGCGACCTGTCGCCACTGGCAGGATACAGGAAGCTCTATTGGCTGAGCGTTAACAGCCCTCAGCTCCAGGACGTTACGCCCCTTGTGCGCGTGGTGAGTCTGAAGGAGCTGCTCCTTGATGGAACAGGTGTAAGCGACCTTCGCCCCCTTGCCGGATTGGTGCGTCTGGAGTGGCTTGTGCTCGACAAGACGCAGGTGGCGGATCTCGCGCCGCTTGCGAATCTCAGGCAGATGAGAGCCTTGTCGATCGAAGACACACAGGTAAGCGACCTCGCGCCCCTGGCGAATATGACGCAGCTATATCAGGTTCTCGCCAGCCGCACGAAAGTGAGCGATCTCTCTCCACTTGCGGGCCACGAAGGGCTTAGTTGGTTACAGTTCGAGGGGACGTCGGTTCACGACCTTGCACCTCTTGCTCGATGCGAGAATCTCATTGGGCTTGATTCGGGCGATACGCGCGTCACGGATATCTCGGTTCTAGAAAAGCTGACCAAGCTGCAATGGCTGAGCCTCCGCGGCTTGCCTCTGGCGGACGTTTCCTCGCTCTCTGGGCTTGTGCAGTTGGAGCAACTCAATCTTTCTCAGACGCAGATCAGTGATCTTGCGCCGCTGGCATCACTCAACGCTCTATGGAATTTGGAGCTCGCTCGAACGAGTGTGACGGACCTTACGCCGCTCGTCGGGCTGGCGCGCCTGCGAGAACTCGACCTCTCGTCGACACCGGTGGCCGATATCTCGCCCTTGGCGGGATTACAGTCGCTCGAGAAGCTCGACCTAACGGGTACCGCGGTCGCGGACGTATCCCCGCTCGCGACATTGCGGAAACTGGAAACGTTGCGCATCGATGGATCTCTCGCGTCCAGCGCACAGATTGCCCAGCTCAAACAGGCGTTACCGAATTGCCAGATCAGCCAATGA